DNA sequence from the Arthrobacter crystallopoietes genome:
CCAACGCTGCCGGGACTGGGCGTGGAACTGGACCGGGGCCGGCTGGAGAAACTGCACCGCCAGTACCTTGCCTCCGGGCTGCGCAGCCGCGACGACACCGGTTACATGCAGCGGATCCATACGGCCTACGAACTCAAGTGCCCGCGGTGGTGACGATCCAGGAAGGCACGGCGGTGGAGCGGCCGCTGAACATCGTTGTCACCGACCCGATCATCAGCCGTTTCGAAACCCAGCTAAAGCACGACGGCGGCGCGCACCATTGGCAGATGGCCGCGGCTTGGGATGCAGACCGGCAAGGCAAAGCCCTTGCCGACGCGGACGTGGTGGTCTGTTCCGCCCTTCCCGCCGAGCAGGCGTCCGCAGCCTCCCGGCTGCAACTGGTCCACGTTACCGGGGCAGGCTTCGACAAAATTGCGGTGGGTTCGCTGGCTCCGTCGGTGATCGTGGCGAACACGTTCCATCATGCCCGCCCCATTGCCGAACACGTTCTGATGGTCACGTTGATGCTCTCGCGCCGCGTCCTGACGGCGGACCGCGAGCTCCGCGCCGGGAACTGGCAGACCATCGCCACCAGCGCCGACGTGCCGTTCCACCCGACACTGGATTCCATGGTGCTGGGACTGGTGGGCCTGGGCTCGATCGGCACCGAAGTCGCCCGGCTAGCCCAAGCCATGGGAATGACGGTGCAGGCCATCCGCAACAATTCGGCCGCCATACTTCCGGAGGATCTGCATCCGGCGTGGGTGGGCGGTCACGACGAACTGCCCAAGCTGCTGGAGACTTCCGACGTGGTGGTCGTGACCGTCCCGCTGGACGCAGCCACCCATGGACTGATCGGGGCTGCCGAAATAGCCCGGATGAAGAGCTCAGCCGTCCTGATCAATGTGGCCCGCGGTCCGGTAGTGGACCAGGCCGCGCTGTACGACGCTCTGGCGGGCAACCGCATCGCGGGAGCCGGGATCGACGTCTGGTGGGGGCCACCCGAGAAGGGCAACGTCCCGCCGTCGGACTTTGCGTTCGAGGCGCTGCCGAACGTCGTCGTAACGCCGCACTACTCCGGCCATGCGCGCGTCACCTTCGAGCGCCGGGCTGCCGACATTGTGGCCAACATCGGCAATCTGGCTGCGGGACGGCCGCTGTTCAACATAGTGCGTGCCGCCGATTAGAACGACGACGGCGAAGGAGAGGCCTGGTTTCCGGCGGTTGCTTGCCGGAAACCAGGCCTCTCCTTCGTGATCAGCCCAGCAGCAAGCGGCCCACCAAAAGGACGGCGCCGAATCCCGCTGCTGAGAGTGCTGCGAGTCGCAGGCGGCGGCGGTCCAGGAAACGGTTGGTGTAGCGGGAGACGACATATCCGGCGAGTGCGGCGGGGACCATCCAGGCCGTCAGGATAAGGACTTCGGAGGTCACTTGACCAGCCGCTGCAAGTGCCACCAGTGAAACCGCTGAGCCGACCATGAAGAAGGCGCTCATGGTGCCGCGCAGCCGTGCGCCCTGCTGTCCTTGCCACACCAGGGCCATGGGAGCCCCGCCGATGGACGTCGAAGTCCCCATGACGCCGGAGGCAGCCCCCGCCGCGATCAAATTTGCCCTGCCCGGGAAGGGTGACCAGCCGAAGAAGGCCAGCACCACCCCTAGCAGAACGGCTGCGGCGACCAGCCAGGCCAGTCCCTCGCCGGGGAGGACCACTACCAGCCAGGCACCGAACAGGCTGCCGGGAATCCTGCCCACCAGCGCCCAGCCGGCCCCCTTGAGATCAAGATGAGCCCGCTCCCGGGCAGTGACCATGGTGGTCAGCATCAGGGCCAGGATGATGATGCTGGCGGGTAGGAGAGCGGGGTCGACGAGTGCGATGACGGGTGCGGCGAGCATGCCCATGCCGAAGCCGATCGAGGACTGCAGGCCGGCTGCAGCGAAGACGGCTACGGCAATCAGGGCATACTCGGCCGGGGTCACTGGGCCGGTACCGGGTCCGGGGTGCGGACCTTGATCGTCTCGAGCGGAAAGTGGCATTCGGCGGCATGCGAGGCGTCTTCGGGGGCGGGGACGGCCGGGGGCAGCTGCTCGGCGCAGATGTCCTGGGCCTTCCAGCAGCGGGTCCGGAAGCGGCAGCCCGAGGGCGGATCCAGCGGCGAGGGTATTTCGCCCTGCAGGATGATCCGGTTGCGCTCGGTGCCGGTGACATCCAGTTTGGGGGAAGCAGACATCAGCGCGGCCGTGTACGGGTGGCGGGGGCGGTCGAAGACTTCCTCCGTGGCACCGGTCTCGATGATCCGGCCTAAATACATCACGGCCACCCGGTCCGCGACGTGGCGGACCACGGACAGGTCGTGCGAGATGAACACGTAGGCCACCCCGAGCCGATGCTGCAGGTCGTTCAGGAGGTTGAGCACCTGGGCCTGGACGGAGAGGTCCAGGGCCGAGACCGGTTCGTCCAGGATGATCACGTCGGGGTTCAGGGCTAGCGCGCGGGCGATGCCGATGCGCTGGCGCTGGCCGCCGGAGAATTCCTGCGGAGACTTCTTCGCGTCCGAGGGCCGCAGCCCCACCATGTGGAGCAGTTCGCGGACGCGGGCCTCGCGTTCCCTGGACGTGCGGTAAAGGTCCTTGTGTGCCCGCCACGGCTCGGAAATGATTTCCCCGGCGTTCATGCGGGCGTTCAGGGACGCGAACGGATCCTGGAAGACCATCTGCACCCGCCGGCGCCAGGCCAGCAGTTCCTTGCCGCGCATGCCGAAGGGGTCCTGCCCGTCGAAGCGCACGGTCCCGGAATCCGGCCGTTCCAGCATCATCAGGGTCCGGGCCAGCGTGGACTTGCCGCAGCCGGACTCGCCCACCAGGCCCAGCGTCTCGCCGCGCCCTACCGAGAGGCTGATGCCGTCCAGGGCACGCAGCCGGCTGTTGCCCGAAGGCCCTTTGGGGACGTGGAAGGTCTTGGTGACGCCCTCGACTTCGAGCAGCGTCCCGCTCCCCTGCGGCCGGGTCAGTGTTTCAGTCATTGTCCAGCTCCTCGCTGAAGTGGCAGGCCGCAGCCCGCACGGTGACAGGCAGTGCCGTGGCTGTGGCAGGCCGGGCGGGATGGCGGCCCGGGTTCCCGCCGTCGTCCTTGATCGGCAGCAGTTCCGGGCGCCGGGCCCGGCAGATCTCCTGCACCATCGGGCAGCGCGACTGGTAAACGCAGCCGGGCGGGATGTTGTGCAGTTCGGGCGGGCTGCCGGGAATGGAATTGAGCTCACCGCCGCGTTCGGCGTTGACCGGCACTGATTCCAGCAGGCCCTTGGTGTAGGGGTGGCGGGGGTTGGAGAAGACATCGGCCACCCGCCCGGTCTCCACCACATTCCCCGCATACATGATCGCCACGGTATCGGCTTCTTCGGCGACAACGGCCAGGTCGTGGGTAATGAGCACTACCGCCATGTCGCTTTCCTCGCGGAGACTGCGCAGCAGGGCCATGATCTGGGCCTGGACGGTGACGTCCAGGGCCGTGGTCGGCTCGTCCGCGATCAGCAGCCGCGGGTTCAATGCCACCGCCATCGCGATCAGGATCCGTTGGCGCATGCCGCCGGAGAACTGGTGCGGGTACGCGTTAACCCGGGACTCCGGCTCCGGGATGCCCACGCGTTTCATCAGTTCGATGGCCTTTTCCTTGGCCTGCTTCGCGGAGAGTTTATGGTGGATCCGGAAGGCCTCGCCCAGCTGCGTGCCCACCGGATAAACCGGGTTCAGGGCGGTCAACGCGTCCTGGAACACGATGCCCAGCTCCGGTCCGGCGAACTTGCGCCGCTGCCGCGGACTCAACGCGGCCAGGTCCGTCCCGTTCAGGACGATCTCGCCGCCGGTCACGTCCGCGATCGGATCCAGCAAACCGGCAACGGCCTTGGCCGTCATGGACTTGCCGCAGCCGGACTCGCCCAGCAACGCCAGGGTCTCCCCGGCACGGGCCTCAAAACCCACATTGTCCACGGCGCGCACCGTGCCGCGGCCCGTGCGCAGGTCCACGGTCAGTCCCTCGACTTTCAGCACCGTGGTGCCGGTCTGCCCGGCCGTAGCCGGCGAGTCCTGGGTGAGAGCGCTCATTACTTCGACTCCTCGGTCTTGACAGGAATACGGGCGATCAGGCGTTTGCGCGGCAGCGCCAGACGCCAGCGCTGCGCCGGATCGGTAGCGATCCGCAGCCAGGCCGCCAGCACGTTCGCGGCGATGGTAGTGATCACGATGGCCAGGCCGGGGAAGATGGAGAGCCACCACGCGGTCTGCAGATACTGCCGGCCCTGGGCCACCATCAGGCCCCAGCTGACGTCCGGCGGCTGGATGCCGATACCCAGAAAGCTCAAGGAAGACTCGGCCAGCATGACGTAGCAGAACTCCAGCGTGGCCAGCGTCAGCAGCGTCGGCAGCACCACCGGGATGACATGGCGGCCAATGATGGCGTTGGGCCTGGCACCGAAGGTCCGCGCCGCGTCCACGAACGTCCTGCTCTGCAGCTCCGCCGACTCGGCGCGGGCGGTACGCAGATAAATCGGGATCCGGGTAATCGCCAGGATCAGCACAATGTTGGCAACGCTGGGGTTGAAAACATAGAGCACGACGACGGCGAGCAGCAGCGAGGGAAAACTCATGATCACATCTGCGACGCGCATGGACACGGTTTCACGCCAGCCGCGGTGGTAGCCGGCCCACACTCCCCAGAGGGAACCGATGACCAGCGCAACGCCGACCGCCGGCAGGGCCACGGAAATCGTGGTCCGGGTGGCCACGACCAGGCGGCCGAGCACGCTGCGGCCGAGCGAGTCGCTGCCCAGGAAGTACTCCCAGCCGTTGGCCAGCGTGACGGCGCCTTGTTCGCGAACATGAGGTTCTGCCTGGTAGCCAGGTCCCCCATCAGCATCGGGCCGAAGAGGGCCACCAGACCGACGAAGACCAGTACGGCGGCGGCGACGGTGGCGAATTTATCGCGCAGCAGCAACCGGAAGAGGCCGAGCTTCTTGTCCGAGCTGTCGGCTTTGGTGCCCTTGGGGTCGCCGCCGGGCGGCGGAGAATCCGGGAGGGTGGTGTCAGGTTGTGAAGCGTTAGTGTGCGGCGGCTCGTGGCCGGAAGCGGTGATGGGCGTGGTCATGGGTTCCTCCTACGCCTTCACAGTGGCCGGGCGGACACGTGCATCCAGCAGCGCGTAGCCCAGGTCAATGAGGATGTTCAGGACAAAGATTGCAATCGCGGTCAACAGGACCGCTGCCTGCAGGACCGCGAAATCGCGCTGCAGGATGGAGTCGATCATGAGCTTGCCGATGCCGGGCCAGCCGAAGATGGTTTCCACCACCACCGCCCCGTTGACCAGGCCCACGGTCAGATCGCCCGCCACGGTCAGCGCCGGCGCCGCCGCATTGCGCAAAGCATGATGGGTGACCACCCGCACGTCGCCGGCACCCTTGCTGCGGGCCAGCTTGATATACGGCTCGGACAACGCGGACACCATGGCGCCCCGGACAATCTGGACCAACACCCCGAACGGCCGCAACAACAAAGTCGCAATCGGCAGCACCCAGGCCGACGCGCCGCCGACACCGGAGGTCGGCAGCCAGCCCAACGTGATGGCAAAGATCCAGATGCCGACAATAGCCAGCCAGAAGTCCGGGATCGACGCCGCGGCCATCGACACGAAACTGGAAATACGGTCGGCGATGCCGTTAGGCTTCAACGCCGCCCAACAACCGACAATCACCGCCAGAATGACGGCCAGCACCATGGTAGTAGCGGCCAACTGCAGGGTGGCCGGGAAAGCCCGCAACGCCATGGCTGCCGCGGACTCCCCCGTCCTGAGGGACTCACCGAAGTCCAACCTGAGGACCCCGCCGAAGTAATCGGCCATCTGCGTCAGCAGCGGCTGGTCCAGACCATGACGGGCAGTAAAGTCCGCCCGCATCTGGTCCGTCGCATTCAGCGGCAAATACAGGTTGGCCGGATTACCGGTCAATCGGGCAAGCGCGAACACCCCCACAATCACAGCCACCAACGGCAACGCGCTGGAAAGGATTCGCTTTCTCAGGTAGACAAGCATGGTTTCGTTCCTCGTTTCCCTGCTGTCGTTTTCAGCTGGCCGGGGTCATCTCGGTCAGGCGCAACTCGTCGCCGGAGGATGAGTTAGGCGTGTAGTTGATAGCTGCAGACTTGCCCAAGATGCCCGTCTGGTGTGCGATGGTCGCGAACTGCACGACGTTCTCGTTCTGATAGGTGAAGATGTCTTCGTAGGCCTGCTGCCGGTCATCTCCGGAGCTCTTGCCCGCTTCAAGCAGCCGCTTGTCGAATTCTTCCGTTCCGAAGGAGCTTTGGGCGCCGTCGCTGAGCATGTACTGCTCAACGGTGAACGCGGCGTCCCCAGCCTGGTTGCCATGCTGGATCAGGAGCGCGATGGGACCTTGGTCCTCAACGAACGGCCGGATCTGGTACTGCAGGTGCTGCGACGTTTCGGTCATCTTGAGTTCAACGTTGAGACCTGCCTGGGCCAGCTGTTCCTGCAATACCTGCGACAGCTCCGTGACCTTGGGGAACTGTGCGTTGCGGGCTACCAAAGTGATCTTGGTGTCAACCGGCACGCCGTCCGCCTTGGCTTCTGCGACAAGCGCCTTGGCCTTCTCAAGATCGAAGGGCCAGGCCTCCAGCGAGGCGTTGTGTCCAACTACCCCTTCCGGGATCAGCTGTGCTGCTACCTTGTCCTTGTTCTGGTACAGGCTGGCGACGATGCCTTCCTTGTCGATGGCGTAGTTAATGGCCTGGCGGACGCGGATGTCGTCCAGCGGCGCGGTATCGCCACTGAGTCGCAGGCCGATCGTTTCGTTATTCGGGTAATTCACGCCAAGATCTCCGGCGCCGTCGTCCGGCCCCAGACCCATCGCAATATCGGCTTCGCCGCTCGTCACCATGGCCGCTCGGACAGTGCCCTCGCCACGCCACTGGTACTCAGCCTTGGGGAAGGCCGGCGCATCGCCCCAGTATCCGTCCCACGTGCTCAGCGTAATCTTCTGGCCGGCATCCCACTGCTCGATCTTGTAGGGCCCGGTACCGATCGGTTCCCGGACCTTCTCCGTGTCGCTGGTGGAGGTTGGTACTACTTCGAGGAAGGACAACCGTAACGGAAGAATCGGATCCGGTTCCGGCGTCGTAACCTTCAGAGTTGTTGCATCCACCGCCTCGACTTCCAGATCGGTGTCGCCGAAGACATACCCTTCGACGTTGCAGCCGAGATCGGAGTTAACAGCGCGGTCGATAGTGTAGGCGGCGGCTTCCGCGTTGAAGTCGGTCCCGTCCTGGAACTTCACATCATCGCGAAGTTTCAGAGTCCATTCGGTATCGGAGGTTGCCTCCCACTCGGTTGCCAGCAGCGGCTCGAGTTCGCCGGTAGTCGGGTTGCGCTCGATAAGAGGCTGTGTGACGTTCGACCGGACAACGACGCCGGTCGAGGTCAGGTTCGCTTCGCAGGCCTCCAAAGTGGGGGGCTCCTGCTGGAGGACCACTCGGAGGGTGTCGGACGCGGCACCGGCGGTAGCGCCGGCGGCATTCTCTGAGTTGGCTACGGAACAACCGCTTAGGAGCAAAGCGGACCCGGCAACGACGACGGGTATCTGCAGCCTGAGCTGTCGTTTGATGGATGGTGAAGAAGACATCATTAGGTTCCTTCGGGTCGAAAGCACTGCATTCGGTTCGTTGTCTACGTATGAAGCTCAAGTCTGTGCTGGTGTTCCCCAGCTTGTGGCTCGAGGCGCCAACCGTCAATAAGCAGTTTTTGTGTGAACGGCAGCCAAAACCCGACCAGGCCTTGACACTGCATATGACCCAGCCCACTTTTCCGCATGATTCCGCGGATTTTTGTGGGCGTTCAGGCATCAATACACCGAGCGTATTGATCTATCCAATTTCAGAGTTGGACGCGCATCGATCGACATCACTAATGTCCAGACCATGACGACAACCAACGCAGTGCTGCAGGTAGGGCCCTTGATGCCTGCCGTTCAGGATCCGATCACCACCGAGTACGGTGCCGTGCGCTTGCCCGATAACGCAGATGAGCGTGCAGCTTTCCTTGCAGCACGAGGCGCTGAGTTCGGCGTCGCCGTGACGTCCGGGCGCTTCGGTGTCGGCACCGGACTGATGCAACAGCTCCCGAACCTGCGTGCGGTAGTTAACTTCGGCGTCGGTTATGACACCACCGATGTGGCTCAAGCCGCTGAGCGCGGCATCGCCGTCAGCAACACTCCCGACGTTCTCAATGACTGTGTCGCCGATACCGCGCTCGCCCTTTATCTGGATGTCCTCCGCCGGATCAGCACCGCGGACCGCTACGTCCGGCGAGGCGACTGGCTAAGCAAGGGCAACTTTCCGCTGGCGACGAAAGCCAGTGGAAAGCGCGTCGGCATTGTCGGCCTCGGCCGCATCGGCAAAGTCATCGCGCGTCGCTTGGAAGGCTTCGATTGCCTCATCTCGTATCACAACCGACGTCCCGTTGACGGCGTTTCGTACGAATACCGGGACTCGCTGATTGATCTTGCACGGGACTCAGATGTCCTCATCGTGGCAGCCGCCGGCGGTCCCGACTCTGCCGGATTGATCAATGCGGAAGTCATTGAGGCACTTGGCCGCGACGGATACCTCATCAATATCGCCCGGGGTAGCGTCGTCGACGAGTCCGCTCTCGTGGCCGCGCTGGTCAAGGGAAAATTGGCCGGCGCCGGGCTGGATGTCTTCGCCGACGAGCCCAGGGTTCCCGTGGAACTCCTGGGTCTGGACAACGTCGTCGTCCTCCCGCATTTGGGCAGCGGCACGCATGAAACGCGCGCTGGCATGGCCCAGCTGACTTTGGCCAACCTCAAGCGCTTCCTGGACGACGGCACTTTGGAAACTCCCGTCCATTAGTCTCCCGCATACACCAGCAAACAGGAGTAAACATGAGTGTTGCCGTTGGCTTCGTCCCCACGGATGAAGGTCGTATTGCCCTGCAAAGTGCCATTGATGAGGCGGCCCTGCGCAGCACCAATCTGAGGATCCTCGGTCCCGCCCTGGCGGAAAATACTCCTGCTGCACAAGCAGAACTGACCGAAGCCCTGAAGCGTGCCGCGGATCTTGGGGTTCCGGCGGTGGTCCGGGACATGGAGGGCGACGACGACCCGGGCGACCTGATCGTTGATGTCTCCTTTGAGGACGACGTCGAGCTCGTTGTCATCGGGGTCCGCCGCCGCTCCCGGGTGGGCAAACTGATTCTAGGCAGCACCGCCCAACGTGTGATCCTCGAAGCCGGTTGCCCCGTCCACGCGGTCAAACCCTCAGTGGGTCCGCGCGGCTGACAGAAGCTCTCCCGAGCCTGCCCGCATGCGCTTCATCGACTGGGCGTGTCTGCATATGAAGACGGCTGGGCCACGACCGTACGTTTCCGCTACAGTGTGTCGTCAACGGTTTGTCTTCCCTGGAAGGAGGCCCCCATGAGCGCACCTTCTGCCGTGCCCGCCCGGGCGGGCACGGCCGCCCTCAGCGGCATTCGTGAGGTAAAGTCGGCGGCCCGGACCGTGGAAGTTCTTGAGTTTCTCGCAGCACGGCGCAACCGGCCAGTGACCATCCGGGAACTGTGTTCGGAATTGTCCGCCCCGCGCAGCAGCATCTATGCCCTGCTGCGCACTCTCACTGACTTGGGCTGGGTCCGCACGGATCCTACCCGCTCCATGTACAGCATCGGAATCAGGGCCCTCCTCGCCGGCACCACGTATCTGGACACGGATCCGCTGCTGCGGATCGTCCAGCCACATCTCGAAGAGCTGGGCAAACGCCTCGGCGAAACCGTGCACTACGGCAGACTGGATGGCTCCGACATTGTCTATCTGGCAACCCAGGAGTCTCCCGCCTATGAACGCAAATCCAACCGCGTCGGCCGTCGACTACCCGCTTACGCAACATCACTAGGCAAAGCGGTTCTGGCAAATTTAGGCACCGATGTGGATGCGCATTTGCCGGAGAAGCTGCTGCCCTTGACCCAGCACACGATCACCTCGCGCCGAAAGCTCAAGGCTGATCTGGAGGCTAGCAGGAAGAGGGGCTACGCCCTCGATAACGAAGAGAACACCCTGGGCTTGCGTTGCTTTGGAGTGGGCCTCGACTTGGATGACAGCGGCGGCGACGCCTTGAGTTGTTCGGTGCCCCTGGATCGTTTGAGCCCGCCTCGCGAGCAGGAGATCGTGAACGAACTCCTCGCGACTGCAACACTGATGCGAAAAATCGTTCGCAGTCTCGACGGCCTGCTGGGCTGACCCGCCGAGCGTCATCCCGCACCCACCGTGACCGGTTTCACAAAACCGGTCTTTCGCGACATGATTGCTGCATAGCCGGAAATAATGTGGTTTCCGGCGTGCCGTTGATCAGATAGGAGCACTGGCCGTGACCGCTACGACCAACACCGCCTCATCCACGAAGACCGCTTACCGGGTCCTGAACCCTGCTACCGGCGAGGTGGTTGAGGAATTCCCCACTGCCACGGACGCGGATATCCAGGACGCACTCGCGGCAGCCCAGGAAGCCTTCCAGTCCTGGAAGGACGTGCCGATCACCGAGCGCGCCAAGGTGGTCTCCCGCATCGCGGAGCTGTTCACCGAGCGCGCCGACGAGCTGGCCGCCATCATTACCGAAGAGATGGGCAAGCCCATCTCCGAGTCCAAGGACGAGGCCGAGTTCTGCACGGACATTTTCAACTACTTCGCCACCGAGGGCCCGACCCTCGCGGCCGACCAGGAGATCAAGGCCATCGGCGGCGGCCGCGCCATGATCCAGAAGCTCCCGGTCGGCCCGCTGCTGGGCATCATGCCGTGGAACTACCCGTACTATCAGGTGGCCCGCTTTGCCGCGCCGAACCTGATGCTCGGCAACACCATCATCCTTAAGCACGCGGAGAACTGCCCGAAGTCCGCCCTGGCCATCCAGAAGATCATGGACGACGCCGGCCTGCCCAAGGGCGCCTACGTCAACGTCTTCGCCACGCATGACCAGGTCGCGGAAATCATTGCCGACCCGCGCATCCAGGGCGTCTCCCTGACCGGTTCGGAGCGCGCCGGTGCTGCCATCGGCGAGATCGCCGGACGCAACCTCAAGAAGGCGGTCCTCGAACTCGGCGGCTCCGACCCGTATGTGGTTCTGGACGCCGCCGACATCAAGGCCGCCGCAGATGCGGCCTGGGCAACCCGGATGGAAAACACCGGCCAGGCCTGCAACTCGAACAAGCGCATGATCGTCATGGAAGACATCTATGACGACTTCGTCGCCGAACTGACCGAGCGGGCCAAGAACATGAAGCCCGGAAACCCTGCCGAGGGCACCGAAAACACCTTCGGCCCGCTTTCCTCCCGTGCCGCGGCGGAAGGCCTCGCCGAACAACTGAAGGACGCCGTGAACAAGGGCGCCACCGTCCACGCCGGCGGCAAGCTGGTGGACGGCCCCGGCTCCTACCTCGAGCCCACGGTCCTGACCGGCGTGACCAAGGAAATGCGCGCCTACAAGGAAGAGCTCTTCGGCCCGGTCGCCGTGGTCTACAAGGTCTCCAGCGACGAGGAGGCCATTGCCCTGGCCAACGACACCGACTACGGCCTCGGCGGTGCCGTCTTCTCCACGGATGAGGAACGCGCCCGCAAGATAGCCCAACGCCTGGAGGTCGGCATGGCCAACGTCAACGGCGTCGGCGAGGGCGCGGACATTCCGTTCGGCGGCGTCAAGCGCTCCGGCTTCGGCCGCGAGCTCGGCCCGCTCGGCATGGACGAATTCGTCAACAAGCGCCTCTTCTACATCGCCGACTGACACCGTCAGCAGGCAAACAGAGTACGACGTTGGCACTCGGGTGAGCCGAAAAACTCACCCGAGTGCCGGCGTCGTACGTTGCTGCTCCCGGCGTTTTCTGCGTCCGATAAACTGAGTGACCATCATGAGCATCCCCACAAGCAGTCCGAAATCAGTACGCATCGACGCCTGGCTGTGGGCCGTCCGCGCCTACAAAACCCGCTCCGCCGCCACGGCTGCCTGCCGGGCGGGGCATGTGCGGCTGAACGGGAATCCCGCCAAGGCGTCGCAGGCCGTGGTGCCCGGCGATACTCTGCGGGTGCGGCAACCGGGCTTTGAGCGGATTCTCGAAGTCCGGCAGCTGATCGCCAAGCGCGTCGGGGCCGAGGCCGCCTCGCACTGCTATACCGACCACACGCCGGAACGGCCGCCCACGCCCTCGCTCGGCATCCCGCAGCGGGACCGCGGCACCGGGCGGCCCACTAAGAAGGACCGCCGCGAGCTGGAGCGGCTCCGCGGCCTGCGCGGCTGAGCGCCGCAATCCACTCGGAAAGTACCGCAGCAGCGTCCCACCTCAGCCACCGCGCTCCACTGCCCGTCTCAAGTGGTCTTGCGCCGCAGGAAGTCCACGCTCCGGGACAGGACGAGCTGTCCGGCCCTGCTGTCCAGCTTGAACTGGTATTCGTGGCCGAGCGCCGGCTCGTACCCGACCGGGAAAAACAATGTCTCGACGTCGGCCCCTTGGTCGCTGAGTGCTTCGGCAAGTGCGAGGGAATGCGGCAGCAGCGGATCCGCGTTGCCGGCGGTCACGAACGCGGGCGGGAAGTCCGCTCCCACCCGCCCGGTGATGGACGCGAGATCCACCTGCGGCATGGCGAGGTAGTTCCGGGAACCGGTGTAGGCCCACATCACCGTCCGCAGGAAGCCGTTGCCCATCCCGCCCTTGGCGCTCTTGATGGACAGATCGTATCCGCCGCAATGCAGCAGCACCGCACGAAGTTCCGTCAGCAGGATGGGAGCGGGGATGCCCAGCCTGGCGGCGTAATCGGCATCGGTAATCAGCAGCGCAAGTTGCGCGGCTATCTGGGCGCCGGCGGAATCGCCAGCCAGCACCAGCCGTTCCGCGTCTACCCGCAGCCGTTCCGCATGCTGCTGCAGATAGGTCAGGGCGGCAGCGGCTTGGCGGACGGGTTCGGGGTATTTCTGCGCCTGCGCCAGGGAATAGCCGACGCCCACAGTGGTAAAACCGTAGGAAGCGATAATCCGCAGGTAGTTGGCCACGTCCTCCTTGCTCCCGGAAACCCACGCCCCGCCATGAAGCCAGACGATGGTCGGCAGGCCTTGGGCGGTGCCGGCACGATCCGGATAGTAAACGTCTAGGTAGCCATGGTCGCTGCTCTCCAGATACTGCTCATGCAGGACCTCCGAAATACCCTCCGGTACATGCTTAGCCATCTCGCGCGACACCCGGCGCCAGTTCCGGTCGAATATAGTCCGGATCAGCAGCACCGCCGGTTTGGGGCTGACCAGACTCCAGGAAAACAGCGACACCGCCAGTGCGCCCAGAACACCGGCGACGACGGCGAGAACCCGTAAACCTGGCGGCAGCCGCCGGGCTACGGTCGCCTCGAGGGAGAGTTCGTCGGCGCTCATGCTTCATTATGAACGAGGCCCGGGCCGCCGGATAGCTCTTGTAACGAGCGGATAATGCCCCGGTTACTCCACTACAAAAAGATTCAGCCGGACGGCATCCGGATGCCGCTCCCCCGTGCCGATGATAATCTTCGATCCAAGCCACGCCCAGCGTCCGCCGGCCGAGCTCAGCCGCGGGCTGCAGCGGAAATAGATCCGCTCCGGCGGGACCGACTCGCCTCGGACCAGCGCGGCAATGTCTTCCGCCGAGCCAGAGCGCAAGCCGAAGTTCGAGACATAGATGCGGTCGCCGTCGTCGGTCTCGATGGCGTATTGCGCCTGCAGCTCGGTGACCGTCTCGGACTTCAGGATCTGGAAGTCGGCGCCGGCCGGAAGCACGCTGCCGTTCAGCTCCGGGCCCTGGACCGTGCCGCCGATGATGGGAATGATCCGCCGGTGCCCCT
Encoded proteins:
- a CDS encoding 2-hydroxyacid dehydrogenase — its product is MVTIQEGTAVERPLNIVVTDPIISRFETQLKHDGGAHHWQMAAAWDADRQGKALADADVVVCSALPAEQASAASRLQLVHVTGAGFDKIAVGSLAPSVIVANTFHHARPIAEHVLMVTLMLSRRVLTADRELRAGNWQTIATSADVPFHPTLDSMVLGLVGLGSIGTEVARLAQAMGMTVQAIRNNSAAILPEDLHPAWVGGHDELPKLLETSDVVVVTVPLDAATHGLIGAAEIARMKSSAVLINVARGPVVDQAALYDALAGNRIAGAGIDVWWGPPEKGNVPPSDFAFEALPNVVVTPHYSGHARVTFERRAADIVANIGNLAAGRPLFNIVRAAD
- a CDS encoding ABC transporter permease — encoded protein: MLVYLRKRILSSALPLVAVIVGVFALARLTGNPANLYLPLNATDQMRADFTARHGLDQPLLTQMADYFGGVLRLDFGESLRTGESAAAMALRAFPATLQLAATTMVLAVILAVIVGCWAALKPNGIADRISSFVSMAAASIPDFWLAIVGIWIFAITLGWLPTSGVGGASAWVLPIATLLLRPFGVLVQIVRGAMVSALSEPYIKLARSKGAGDVRVVTHHALRNAAAPALTVAGDLTVGLVNGAVVVETIFGWPGIGKLMIDSILQRDFAVLQAAVLLTAIAIFVLNILIDLGYALLDARVRPATVKA
- a CDS encoding ABC transporter permease is translated as MLGRLVVATRTTISVALPAVGVALVIGSLWGVWAGYHRGWRETVSMRVADVIMSFPSLLLAVVVLYVFNPSVANIVLILAITRIPIYLRTARAESAELQSRTFVDAARTFGARPNAIIGRHVIPVVLPTLLTLATLEFCYVMLAESSLSFLGIGIQPPDVSWGLMVAQGRQYLQTAWWLSIFPGLAIVITTIAANVLAAWLRIATDPAQRWRLALPRKRLIARIPVKTEESK
- a CDS encoding sulfite exporter TauE/SafE family protein; the encoded protein is MTPAEYALIAVAVFAAAGLQSSIGFGMGMLAAPVIALVDPALLPASIIILALMLTTMVTARERAHLDLKGAGWALVGRIPGSLFGAWLVVVLPGEGLAWLVAAAVLLGVVLAFFGWSPFPGRANLIAAGAASGVMGTSTSIGGAPMALVWQGQQGARLRGTMSAFFMVGSAVSLVALAAAGQVTSEVLILTAWMVPAALAGYVVSRYTNRFLDRRRLRLAALSAAGFGAVLLVGRLLLG
- a CDS encoding ABC transporter ATP-binding protein, which encodes MTETLTRPQGSGTLLEVEGVTKTFHVPKGPSGNSRLRALDGISLSVGRGETLGLVGESGCGKSTLARTLMMLERPDSGTVRFDGQDPFGMRGKELLAWRRRVQMVFQDPFASLNARMNAGEIISEPWRAHKDLYRTSREREARVRELLHMVGLRPSDAKKSPQEFSGGQRQRIGIARALALNPDVIILDEPVSALDLSVQAQVLNLLNDLQHRLGVAYVFISHDLSVVRHVADRVAVMYLGRIIETGATEEVFDRPRHPYTAALMSASPKLDVTGTERNRIILQGEIPSPLDPPSGCRFRTRCWKAQDICAEQLPPAVPAPEDASHAAECHFPLETIKVRTPDPVPAQ
- a CDS encoding ABC transporter ATP-binding protein, which codes for MSALTQDSPATAGQTGTTVLKVEGLTVDLRTGRGTVRAVDNVGFEARAGETLALLGESGCGKSMTAKAVAGLLDPIADVTGGEIVLNGTDLAALSPRQRRKFAGPELGIVFQDALTALNPVYPVGTQLGEAFRIHHKLSAKQAKEKAIELMKRVGIPEPESRVNAYPHQFSGGMRQRILIAMAVALNPRLLIADEPTTALDVTVQAQIMALLRSLREESDMAVVLITHDLAVVAEEADTVAIMYAGNVVETGRVADVFSNPRHPYTKGLLESVPVNAERGGELNSIPGSPPELHNIPPGCVYQSRCPMVQEICRARRPELLPIKDDGGNPGRHPARPATATALPVTVRAAACHFSEELDND